A single region of the Ancylobacter novellus DSM 506 genome encodes:
- a CDS encoding DUF6790 family protein, whose translation MVFWFPLLAWLAAIIVAIVMLMRGPRPITFRKVVGQLLRYILLFPVGIMGLWGFMGHVFFADQAAASIGWAPSPFQFEVGMANLGIGLAGIIGAFVPSPGFRAAVGVVMLGFLGGAGIGHLIQISQTGDMAAGNAGPILYTDFITPLSVLGLLLLQRLFRRPPVPEPTAAV comes from the coding sequence GTGGTCTTCTGGTTCCCGCTGCTGGCATGGCTCGCTGCCATCATCGTCGCAATTGTCATGCTCATGCGCGGCCCGCGGCCCATCACCTTCCGCAAGGTGGTCGGCCAGCTCCTGCGCTACATCCTTTTGTTTCCGGTCGGAATCATGGGGCTGTGGGGCTTCATGGGGCATGTCTTCTTCGCGGATCAGGCGGCCGCCTCCATCGGCTGGGCGCCGAGCCCGTTCCAGTTCGAGGTCGGCATGGCCAATCTCGGCATCGGGCTGGCCGGCATCATCGGCGCCTTCGTGCCCTCGCCGGGTTTCCGGGCGGCGGTGGGCGTGGTGATGCTCGGCTTCCTCGGCGGGGCGGGGATCGGCCACCTCATCCAGATCAGCCAGACCGGCGACATGGCGGCCGGCAATGCCGGGCCGATCCTCTACACCGACTTCATCACCCCGCTCTCGGTGCTCGGCCTCCTGCTGCTGCAGCGCCTGTTCCGCCGCCCGCCCGTGCCGGAGCCGACGGCTGCGGTGTGA